A window of Mesotoga sp. BH458_6_3_2_1 contains these coding sequences:
- a CDS encoding ABC transporter permease, whose translation MALWESFLRWLFPEEREVLHPRGTLLELVGEHLWMVIVSSGLATVIGISIGVLVTRPLGRQYLPLVSNLSSLGQTFPPVAVLALAVPLLGFGFKPTVAALLLYGLLPIVRNTITGIENIPSEVREAAYGMGMSSWQVLFKIELPLALKVIMSGIRISVVINIGTATVGATIGAGGLGSPITAGLVSENPAFILEGAIPAALLAFSADALLGNIEKSISSE comes from the coding sequence ATGGCGCTCTGGGAGAGCTTTCTAAGATGGCTCTTTCCGGAAGAGAGGGAGGTTCTTCACCCCAGGGGTACCCTGCTGGAACTCGTGGGAGAACACCTGTGGATGGTGATTGTGTCAAGCGGACTCGCAACTGTCATAGGTATTTCGATCGGCGTTCTCGTTACGCGACCGCTAGGAAGGCAGTATCTGCCTCTCGTTTCCAATCTCAGCTCTCTCGGACAGACCTTTCCTCCCGTTGCGGTGCTTGCCCTTGCGGTTCCTCTACTTGGATTCGGGTTCAAGCCCACGGTGGCGGCTCTGCTGCTATATGGACTACTACCTATAGTAAGGAACACGATAACCGGCATCGAGAATATCCCCTCTGAAGTCCGCGAAGCGGCTTACGGCATGGGTATGTCTTCCTGGCAGGTGCTCTTCAAGATCGAGCTTCCTCTCGCGCTGAAGGTTATTATGTCGGGAATACGGATATCCGTTGTTATCAATATCGGGACGGCGACCGTCGGAGCCACTATAGGGGCCGGCGGACTTGGATCGCCCATAACGGCGGGGCTCGTGTCGGAGAATCCCGCCTTCATACTGGAAGGAGCCATTCCTGCCGCCCTTCTTGCCTTCTCTGCCGATGCGCTGCTGGGAAATATAGAGAAGAGTATTTCCTCTGAGTAA